A genomic segment from Thermoplasmataceae archaeon encodes:
- a CDS encoding TIGR01777 family oxidoreductase — translation MSQNKRLVIAGATGSIGRYLCQELGNSGYEITVLARDPTGARTAVPSAKKIVKFDYEGGDGWFRELDGSLGVINLSGAPIFKRWTKRYMNEIIDSRVKTTGAIVDAIRIAKDRPRFLVNASAAGYYGYDGGGVDTVTESSPAGNDFWGKFVSKWEGEAKKANDLGVRVSLIRTTVVLVKGEGALGLLVPLFRKGIGGYVKSATPWFPWIHMSDEVSLIKFAIENNQIYGAINASSPNIPTMQEFSATLGKVLNKRSSIRIPPSLLRLILGKGSSVISRGLKVYPKVALDNGFKFSFPNLEDALRNLLY, via the coding sequence ATGAGTCAAAATAAGCGCCTTGTAATTGCTGGAGCAACCGGATCAATAGGCAGGTATTTGTGTCAGGAGCTGGGGAATTCTGGATATGAGATCACGGTCTTAGCGAGAGACCCCACGGGGGCGAGGACCGCGGTACCATCCGCAAAGAAAATTGTGAAATTCGATTATGAAGGCGGTGACGGCTGGTTCAGAGAACTGGACGGCTCATTGGGGGTCATAAACCTGTCTGGCGCTCCCATTTTCAAAAGGTGGACCAAACGATACATGAATGAGATAATAGACAGCAGGGTAAAAACCACAGGGGCAATCGTGGATGCAATAAGAATAGCAAAGGACAGACCACGTTTTCTGGTGAACGCTTCTGCTGCAGGATATTATGGGTATGACGGGGGTGGCGTCGACACTGTGACCGAATCAAGTCCGGCCGGGAACGATTTCTGGGGAAAATTTGTTTCAAAATGGGAAGGGGAAGCGAAGAAGGCAAATGATCTGGGAGTCAGGGTTTCTCTCATCCGAACTACTGTCGTTCTAGTCAAGGGCGAAGGGGCGTTGGGTTTGTTGGTCCCGCTATTCCGGAAAGGCATAGGTGGCTACGTGAAGTCCGCCACCCCGTGGTTTCCATGGATACACATGTCAGATGAAGTATCCCTGATTAAGTTTGCAATCGAGAACAACCAGATTTATGGGGCAATCAATGCCTCTTCTCCGAACATTCCGACCATGCAGGAATTTTCGGCCACCCTCGGGAAGGTCTTGAATAAGAGGAGTTCGATTAGAATTCCTCCGTCGCTGCTGAGACTTATACTAGGCAAAGGTTCATCTGTTATATCTCGCGGCTTGAAGGTATATCCGAAGGTCGCATTGGATAATGGCTTCAAGTTTAGTTTCCCTAACCTTGAGGATGCACTCAGAAACCTGCTGTATTGA
- a CDS encoding 3-hydroxyacyl-CoA dehydrogenase family protein — protein MVKQKIAVIGAGNMGAAIAELMAFNGFEVVVKDVNMELAEKGIKRIKKILDDLASYDASKASKEIMRIENYGVKLSADQKAAIQEKLRPNYDQRFVEAAMKRVRGTDSYTEFRNVDIVIEAAFESMQVKKEIFKAISENCREDTIVASNTSSLSISAMAGNVSNASRVIITHFFNPPYTLPLVEIVPAIQTSEETFRTISDFIGGLHNHRTQMIPIRVKEVPGFLVNRILVPVMNEAAFMLDEGVAKAEDIDRAMKAGAGFPMGPLELADMVGLDITYDVANILYHEYGDSKYRPSNLLKRMVSAGMLGKKSGRGFYQYNK, from the coding sequence ATGGTGAAGCAGAAGATAGCAGTTATCGGTGCCGGAAACATGGGTGCTGCAATTGCGGAGCTCATGGCATTCAATGGATTTGAAGTTGTAGTAAAGGATGTGAACATGGAGCTTGCGGAGAAGGGAATTAAGCGTATCAAAAAGATTCTCGATGATCTTGCATCCTATGACGCATCAAAGGCCAGCAAGGAGATCATGCGTATCGAGAATTATGGCGTAAAGCTTTCTGCCGATCAGAAAGCAGCTATACAGGAAAAACTCAGGCCGAATTATGATCAGAGATTTGTTGAGGCCGCTATGAAGCGAGTACGTGGAACGGACTCGTACACAGAATTCAGGAACGTAGATATTGTAATAGAGGCTGCATTTGAAAGCATGCAAGTCAAGAAGGAAATATTCAAGGCGATTTCTGAAAACTGCAGGGAAGATACCATTGTTGCATCCAACACCTCATCATTAAGCATAAGTGCAATGGCGGGAAACGTCTCCAATGCGTCGCGCGTAATTATCACCCACTTCTTCAACCCACCATATACACTGCCGCTTGTTGAGATTGTTCCTGCGATCCAGACATCGGAAGAGACATTCAGGACGATATCGGACTTCATTGGTGGCTTGCATAACCACAGAACTCAGATGATACCGATAAGGGTCAAGGAGGTACCCGGATTCCTCGTTAACAGGATACTCGTTCCAGTGATGAATGAAGCCGCTTTCATGCTGGACGAAGGTGTAGCAAAAGCTGAGGACATTGACAGGGCAATGAAAGCAGGCGCGGGGTTTCCCATGGGCCCTCTTGAGCTCGCAGATATGGTGGGACTAGATATAACGTACGATGTTGCCAACATATTATACCATGAATACGGAGATAGCAAATACCGGCCATCTAACCTTCTAAAGCGAATGGTCTCTGCAGGTATGCTGGGGAAAAAATCGGGTAGGGGGTTCTACCAGTACAATAAATAA
- a CDS encoding multiprotein bridging factor aMBF1, translating to MASIECEMCGKKVQKTTKIRVDGAILNVCDACAKFGRPVENMRSYSPAQRVTSASTVMMPEKPKYTPPPVRSKQVYRKPRDDIENLDIDPDYAIIIREAREKLSWTQEELARKIQERKNVLSSIERGELMPDVRVARKLEKLLEVKIIQKG from the coding sequence ATGGCATCGATTGAATGCGAGATGTGCGGTAAGAAAGTGCAGAAAACGACTAAAATTAGGGTTGACGGCGCGATTCTCAATGTGTGTGATGCTTGTGCTAAATTCGGCAGGCCAGTTGAAAACATGAGAAGCTATAGCCCAGCACAGCGTGTTACTTCCGCCAGCACAGTGATGATGCCTGAGAAGCCGAAGTATACTCCGCCTCCAGTCCGATCGAAACAGGTTTACCGAAAACCCAGGGATGACATAGAGAACTTGGACATCGACCCAGACTATGCGATCATTATAAGGGAAGCCCGCGAGAAATTGTCATGGACACAAGAGGAACTTGCAAGGAAGATCCAGGAAAGGAAAAATGTGCTTTCAAGCATTGAAAGAGGAGAGTTGATGCCCGACGTGAGGGTTGCAAGGAAACTCGAGAAACTGCTTGAGGTGAAGATCATCCAGAAGGGATAA
- a CDS encoding DNA methyltransferase, protein MEQHTGTRKPLTEANLGNQILQDHQIYMIREALKDILVETDMEILRNKAAAIRDKISRPMAPIAPVPGQERRISKDVVTSEIEQIISSATLERALYYARRLKHSLESSKHNRVNDLDLSRWKEYGEVITDSLWLEEKRSRSGEHSAWYWGNFIPQIPRQMMLRYTKRGDWVLDPFLGSGTTLIECRRMGRNGIGLELNENIMNRSSEIIEREKNPFNARTKTYVGNALAADYKKIREDNGIERFQLVILHPPYQDIIKFSESPDDLSTIKDTEQFVHKIGELSSRLHPHIQEGRILTLVIGDKYENGLHIPLGFYCMNEIMSRGYALKTMAVKNFDTTRGKRSSEQLWRYRALAGGFYIFKHEYIFVFTRIKLND, encoded by the coding sequence ATGGAGCAGCACACCGGAACTCGCAAACCGCTGACGGAAGCGAACCTTGGCAATCAGATTCTGCAGGATCATCAGATATATATGATCAGGGAGGCACTCAAAGATATTCTTGTTGAAACGGACATGGAAATTCTGAGGAACAAGGCAGCAGCAATCCGAGATAAAATATCAAGACCTATGGCACCGATTGCGCCCGTGCCTGGCCAAGAAAGGCGTATCTCAAAGGATGTTGTGACAAGCGAGATTGAGCAGATTATTTCCTCGGCAACATTGGAACGTGCACTATATTATGCGAGAAGACTTAAGCACAGCCTCGAATCAAGCAAGCACAACCGCGTAAACGACCTTGATTTATCCAGGTGGAAGGAGTATGGGGAAGTAATAACCGACAGCCTGTGGCTGGAAGAGAAGAGGAGCCGATCGGGCGAACACAGTGCATGGTACTGGGGAAATTTTATTCCTCAGATCCCAAGGCAGATGATGTTGAGATACACCAAAAGGGGAGACTGGGTTCTTGATCCTTTTCTCGGAAGCGGAACCACACTGATCGAGTGCAGGAGAATGGGGAGGAATGGAATAGGTCTTGAGTTGAACGAGAATATCATGAACAGATCTTCAGAAATAATAGAAAGGGAGAAGAACCCATTTAATGCGAGGACGAAGACGTACGTAGGAAATGCCCTAGCTGCTGATTATAAAAAGATACGCGAGGATAATGGAATCGAGAGATTCCAGCTTGTAATATTGCACCCCCCGTACCAGGACATCATAAAATTTTCAGAATCCCCCGATGACCTTTCCACAATTAAAGACACTGAGCAATTCGTCCATAAAATCGGCGAACTTTCATCCAGGCTGCATCCGCACATTCAGGAAGGAAGAATACTGACCCTTGTGATTGGAGACAAATATGAGAACGGGTTGCACATTCCCCTTGGGTTTTATTGCATGAATGAGATTATGTCAAGGGGGTATGCCCTCAAAACGATGGCAGTCAAGAATTTTGATACAACGAGAGGAAAAAGGTCATCGGAACAGCTCTGGAGATACAGGGCACTTGCAGGCGGGTTTTATATCTTTAAACACGAATACATCTTTGTTTTCACTAGGATTAAGCTTAATGATTAG
- a CDS encoding fibrillarin-like rRNA/tRNA 2'-O-methyltransferase has protein sequence MDLAAFDSRRILIEGRRLYTQSEVPRSVYGEVTKRSSDRFFRYWDPKRSKLSAGFLKGLKFFPFGEDTRVLYLGASTGTTVSHLSDICVSGRIYAVELAYEPFMKLLTLAESRNNIYPILEDANLVEKYSFLVEDVDVLYQDISQRNQIQIFNNNASAFPEAKKALLVVKIRAISSRSDEEKILNAAIREIKGFRVVQKVNLIPYDRANYMIYLERQ, from the coding sequence ATTGATCTGGCAGCATTTGATTCGCGCAGGATTTTAATAGAAGGGCGGAGGCTTTACACACAGTCTGAGGTGCCCAGAAGCGTGTACGGCGAGGTTACCAAGAGGTCTTCTGACAGGTTTTTCCGATACTGGGACCCCAAGAGGAGCAAACTCTCTGCCGGCTTCCTGAAAGGTCTTAAATTCTTCCCATTTGGGGAAGATACTAGGGTTCTTTATCTGGGGGCATCCACGGGAACCACGGTGAGCCATCTTTCCGATATCTGTGTCTCCGGAAGGATATATGCGGTTGAACTTGCATATGAGCCTTTCATGAAACTGCTTACCCTCGCAGAAAGTCGCAATAATATTTATCCCATACTGGAGGACGCGAATCTCGTGGAGAAATATTCTTTCTTGGTGGAGGATGTGGATGTGCTGTATCAGGACATTTCCCAGAGAAACCAGATACAGATATTCAACAACAATGCCTCTGCCTTTCCTGAAGCAAAAAAGGCCCTGCTCGTGGTGAAGATCAGGGCAATATCCTCGCGATCCGATGAGGAAAAGATCCTCAATGCAGCTATCCGGGAGATCAAAGGTTTCAGGGTAGTACAGAAAGTGAACTTGATCCCGTATGACCGCGCCAACTACATGATTTATCTGGAAAGGCAGTGA